Part of the bacterium CG_4_10_14_0_2_um_filter_33_32 genome, TCAGCTCACCAAAAGAAACTGCACCCAAGGTTAAACCTATAACTAATAATATACTAGTAACCACTATCGTTGTTATAAGCAATGCTGACCCTTTATTATCCATAAATCTATTCCTATTTAAGAGAAACTGTTGTTTGGTAATCCTGAAAAAGAATAATTTCTGTTCCTTTTTTATACTCTATACGAAAATTGATTTGAACTGTGGGCTTTGAACCGGTATTTTTTACCAATCTAAAGTAAGGAAAATCACTACCTGTGTTTCTTTTTTTAAAAGATACCGCTTTTGTTGTTAGCTCAGTAGTCTCTAATAAATTGGCGCCTTCATAAATCTTAATAGTGAGAACACCCGAATTTATCTCATAAACAGTATCTTTGCCATCGCTCATATGAAGCGATAAAGAATCTGATGTAGGAGAACCTTCGGTGGGCTGATTAACGCTTTCTGCCTTACCTATGTCCTGATTTAATTTTTCCAGAATAAAACGGCCATTCTGCTGAATTTCAGTAGAAGCAGAGCTTCTATTAGATGCCTTTAGAACCGGATAAACCATACTCACAACAGCGATTGTAACAAAACCCAAAATAGCTACGTATATTACAAGCTCAATTAAAGTTACCCCTCGTTCCATTGTTTCATTGTTCCATTGTTTCATTGTTCCCTAACTCATTATTACATCATTATATTGTTAAATTGTTATCTCTACCCGTCATTCCCGCGCAAGCGGGAATCCAGATCTTACTTTGTTATTTCTTCGTATAAATCTTCCCAGGCTAGATTTTTCTTTTCAATAAGCCTTAACTTCCAATTCCTTCTCCACTTCTTAATTTGCTTTTCTCTTATAATAGCTTGTTCAATATTCCCATGTTCTTCAAAATAAACCAATATATGTGTTTGATACTTTTTGGAAAACCCTTCAACTAAATTATTTTTATGTTGATAAACTCTTCCTATTAAATCGGAAGTTACTCCGGTATATAAAGTCCCATTTCTTTTATTTGCCATTATATAAATGTAAGACTTTTTCATAATGTTATTTTGCTGGATTCCTGCCTTCGCAGGAATGACGAAAGTTCAGGAATGACAGAAGGAAGACAGAAATGACTATGGGGCACTGTATCAATCTAATAATTGATTCATGGTGAATAATTTATTATTACTTTTCCAACAACTGGAGTGCTGTTAGGGTCAGAAGTACTTAAAAGCACTTTATATTTTATATACCTTTCATTATTATGAGTAACGCTAATTGCTTCTCCTGGCACAGTATAATAGGTAGAAGCAGTTCCGTCTGAACCGACAAAATTCCATGGACCCGAAGAGTTATCAGAAGAAGCAAGCTGTAATCTTATATTAGTATTTTCAGGTTTTGAAATAACTTCCCACCATATTGAATTATAAGCAACGCTTACCCCTGTATCATAAACAGAGGAGAAAATCTCTCCATTTTCTGCATAATTACCGCTAGGTAATGAATATTTATAAGTTAATATGCATTTGGCGCCAATCAAAGAAACACTGGCTCCGTTGAGATTATAATCAAGCTTATATCTATATTGACCGGGATTTGTAAGCATTGGTGGTGAAAATGCGGTTTTGGCATCATAAAGAATAGAAAAATGGGAAGAGTTAGAGTTGGTTTTAACATTAAAACTTTTGACATAACTTGCAGAATTAGGATCAACAGTAGGATTGATTTGATAGGCGGTTAAAGTGATAGATAATTGATTTTCGTTTGTCTCCCTACTAACACCCGAGAATTCAATAAAAGCACTTTTCATCTCCGGATCTCTTTCGGAAATAAAAACCTCAAATTCAAAAGAACCGCTATCCACTGAATTAGTAACATTTTCCCTCTGCCCAACAAAAAACTTGGTAGTTTTAAGAAGATTAACAGATGAAGCGTTAACCTGAAATGGGAAAAATGTAGTAACAATAAGCACTACAATAATAAAATTATTAAATATTTTCTTAAACAATATATACCTTTTAATAACTAATCTTTATGGCGAATAAGTATATGTTAATGTAAGCTTTGCTCCCCAAAGAGATACATCACCACCATTTCCAACGATGTTAAGATGATAAGCATCTGTTGCCGGATATGTTCCACTATCATTTATAATCCCATAAAAATAAGAAGTAGCATCATAATAAGTCTTAAGATAAGAATTGTTTCCAGTGCTTAGATTAAATACTTTTTGATTTGCACTATCTATATCAGTTGTTATTACTAAGGGGTTTGCAGTTCCTGAAACGCCAGTGATTTCGAAAAAGGCTGATTTAATGGTCGGGTTGCCTTCTGGTATATAGATATTAAATGCAAACCCGCCCGGTACGCCGTTCCCGCTTGTTCTAGTGTCTGTATCTTGTCCAATAAATAACTCTACTGTTTTTAACGGCCTAGTTGCCAAAGTTACAAAAGAACCATTTTCAGCACAATGTGTTGGACTATCAACGCTGTTACCACAAATTGCTTCATTTCCTGCCTTATCGATTGCTTTTACTCTGAAATAATATGTTGTTGAGGGTGACAAACCTGTTATAGTAACAGCTTGCGCCCCAACGCTATAACCACTAGTTGGGTTAGGCTGCAAGGTTCCAGGCCAACTACCTGTTGTATTGTATTCTACTTGTTTTGTAGCGTCTTCATTAACACTCCAATTAATAGTTGCGGAAACATCAGAAACACCGGATGTAGAAATACCGGTTATAGTAGGAGCTACTGTATCACAATAAAAGTCTTTGGAATTTACAGGATCACCGCCAAAATTAACCCATGCGCTATCGCCGTTTGCGTTTTTAACTCTAATCCGCCAATGATATTCATTACCATTGACTACCGTAGCCTGCACCCAGCCATCAACTGTAGTTTTTGGTGTAGGATAACTCACTGACGAACCTAGAATAAGACCATTACCATCAAAAGGAACTCCGTTAGGCTTAAGCTCAACTTCTGGCGTTAAATTTCCTGCTACCGCAGAATACATATCTGTGTGAAACCAAATATTGGTCTGGTTAATTCCAGATTCAGGTGATAAAGCTGCGCCACCTTGAGTTTTAGATTGAATAAGATCAGATGGATCAGCCGGAACATTGCTTAAAATAGTAAACCCATTTGATAAAGTACCAACACCCGCTTGGTTCTTAACATTTACACTATACTGACCTGTTGGCTTACCAGAAAGATTAACCACACATCTTATCTGT contains:
- a CDS encoding endonuclease, with the protein product MKKSYIYIMANKRNGTLYTGVTSDLIGRVYQHKNNLVEGFSKKYQTHILVYFEEHGNIEQAIIREKQIKKWRRNWKLRLIEKKNLAWEDLYEEITK